In Juglans microcarpa x Juglans regia isolate MS1-56 chromosome 1S, Jm3101_v1.0, whole genome shotgun sequence, the genomic stretch TCATTCCGAATTCAATGTACAGACTGAAGTGCTCTCTCTGGAGGATACTCTTGAACtgataataattataatcatGTCTGTTGCCATTTTATCTGCagttcttttatatatagtcGATAGATACAATTGACGTGCAATCGTCCATGTCAcatcagatttaaaatgaattcttcctctctcatcagctcgatctctttctcataagttaagtttttctcttttatcagctcggtctctctctcctcagctattctcatctctctcttatCAAGTATATTCACATTAACCACATTTGCTTTGTACCAGATAGTTGCaacaagtatttttcttttatctaataTCAATTATGCACCAGCTGGTTTGACCCATTACAGATCTGCAATTGATATCCATTTTGCACAAAAAggcctttctttcttttctttttttctaaaaatctgGGCAGTCAAAAGACTACGAGGCAATCTTAGCCTTGGGTTTCAAGGAATGCTATGCACCACCACTCTCGATTCCTTTCTCATTTTTAACGAAAGGCgatcaaaatgttaaaaaaaagaaaaagaatttgcaATAGCATACGAAAAGTTTATGTATTAAAGTTTGCAACTTGGAacaaattttttccaaaaaaataaaatcaataataaacgaaaaataaaatagatcagGTCCAATCATTCTTCCCTCTCAACGCGGGAAGTTTGTTTTATAATCCAGCAAGTATAggaatataaaaggaaaaagaaaatgtaagccGTCCAGAACATGCTCATCCGTGGAAATGTTCTCCTTTACGCCCAAGACCAAGTTACCGAAACCGCCCCGGCCGACGTGATTTTATCGAACTAGCACAAACATGCAAAATACCATCCCTATCCCAACCGGCCCAACCTTCCAGCCGAGTAGGATATTTAGAACAGAACAGACACGGCGAGAAGTGGACATAACACACCGCCCACGTTAGCGCCACCTCTAAAGGCGCCGTTCTGGGAGTCGCTGACCGGTGGCGACTGAACTGAGTCGGGACCAGGAGGCTCTATGTACGGCGGCGGAGGCGGCTGGTTGAGGCTGGACGGTAAGCCGAGGCCGTGTTTCACCTGGATCTCGAAGGCCATGCCCTGCTGGCATTGGACGCCGTCGTTGGCGCCGGAGAAGTAGTAGTTGGGGCCCTCGATGGTCAACGGCACCGCCACGGTCATCTTGTCTCCGAACTGCGTGCTGCCTCCGTTGTACTGGGAGGTATCATCGTCCTCTGCATCATCCACGGAGCAGC encodes the following:
- the LOC121245427 gene encoding cucumber peeling cupredoxin-like, producing the protein MATATLGNLTAIIALLITAATAASDAPPGTGYTNHTVGGAAGWFFNGTANTSATNYSSWAATLTFNLGDFLIFNTNSNTTVIQTYNDTTYLSCSVDDAEDDDTSQYNGGSTQFGDKMTVAVPLTIEGPNYYFSGANDGVQCQQGMAFEIQVKHGLGLPSSLNQPPPPPYIEPPGPDSVQSPPVSDSQNGAFRGGANVGGVLCPLLAVSVLF